The genomic region GCTGCTCTCCAGGTTTGGCCCAAAAAGATACAGGGCATACATATTGAAACCAATATGCACAATCGATCCGTGTAACAAGATGGGCGTAATTAGCCGCCAGACCTGGCCCTGGGCAATCAGTTCATTGACTTTGACGCCTAATTGCACAGGGACATCAAACCCGAAGAGGGAAGTTGTGAGCATTTGCAGGAGGTAGACGGCAATCGTCAGCCCCAGGAGCGTATAGGTGATATAGGGGCGCGGCTTGCGGGAACTGGTTTTCGCCGCGGGTTTAGAATCCGCCTGGGGGGTAGCAGCCCACGCCACAGTCGATTCCGTATCGTCCTGTTCGGGATATGAAAAATCTTCGGGGGATTGGTTGTTCACAGGCTTACCTTTCGATGTTCCACACGATGGTGTTCTGCGCTGATGATGGCGATAATATCATTGACGGCTTCATCGAGATGGTCGTTGGCGTTGATAACAACATAGTCAAACAGCGTGCTGGTTTCGAGTTCGCGGTAGGCCGTGACAATGCGCAGTTGCATTTCTTCAGGGCTTTCAGTGCCGCGGGCGGTTAGCCGCTGGATGAATTCTTCTTCACTGTTGGTGGTGAGAAAGATCAGCACGGCTTCGGGAAATTTTTCGCGCATGGTTTTGGCGCCCTGCACATCAATGCGCATGACAACATCTTTGCCGCTGGCCATTGCCTGCCGGACTTGTGCTTTGGGCACGCCTTTGTAGTCGCTATACACTTTGGCATATTCAATCAACTCGTCATCAGCGATCATTTGCTCAAACTCGGCGCGGGTGACGAAAAAATAATCCACGCCGTGCGTTTCGTTGGGGCGCGGCGGGCGCGATGTGGCTGTGACGACAAAATGAATCGGCAGACCGCGTTTTTCCAGATGCCGCACCACGCTGTCTTTCCCGGCAGCGGAAATGCCAGAGATCACGATCATCAGCGGTTGGGGATCATAAAAGTTAAAGGGTGGGGTTTTCTCTGTCATGGTAATCTCGAATTGGGGGCATTATAATACAGATGAATCAAATTCGATTAGACCTCCGAGATTTTTGCAACCTGCATTTGTGTTGCACCGAATTTTTGAATGCAAAGTGTGCTGCTTTTGCCATTCACAGCAAAATCTCGGAGGTCTGGATGAATGTGGAGAGATATGTACTATGCCAACTTATCAATATCGTTGCCTAGATTGCAAGCGACCTTTTGAAATTTTTTTATCGTATTCAGATTATGAGAGCTACATACCGCTTTGCCCGCGCTGCCAAAGCGAGCATGTGCAACGGCGCATCGGGCGGATTCGGATTGCCAAATCGGACGAACGGCGTTTTGAAAATATGGCTGACCCCGCTGCGCTGGAGGGGCTGGAGGACGATCCGCGTGCCTTGGGGCGGATGATGCGTCAAATGGGGAGCGAACTTGGCGAGGAACTGCCTCCCGAATTTGACGAGGTGGTGGATCGGCTGGAAAAGGGGCAAAGCCCTGAAGAGATAGAGCAAGCCCTGCCCGATCTCGCCGACGATGCCGGTATGGATGACTTCGACGGCGGCCTATAGTATTACCCTCACCAACCTACCGGATCATTGGGGTAAGGCCCGCTACCCGCGGCAAACCACTGTGTCAGGTCAATGCCCTCGGTAGTTTCCCCGGCATTGACGGTTATTATCGCCATCGCCCCGCCAGACATATAGAAACCGTTCAGACCATCTTTGGCATAAGCGGCAATATGATATTTCCCGGGGGGTAAGCCGGGCAACAGATAAAAGGTATTATTCGCCCCCGTCAGCAGGTAATACCACAAATTACTATCCAGGTTATAGCCTACTACATGCAATTGGGGAATATTTGCATCCGGATAGCCAATGACTCCGGAAACTTCGCCTGTAGTGGCAGCAGGATCGAGAGGCGGAATGGAAATATCGAGCGTATATTCACTTTCAATTGTGACGATTGAAGTGACATCGATATAATATTCCTGGCTC from Chloroflexota bacterium harbors:
- a CDS encoding guanylate kinase, yielding MTEKTPPFNFYDPQPLMIVISGISAAGKDSVVRHLEKRGLPIHFVVTATSRPPRPNETHGVDYFFVTRAEFEQMIADDELIEYAKVYSDYKGVPKAQVRQAMASGKDVVMRIDVQGAKTMREKFPEAVLIFLTTNSEEEFIQRLTARGTESPEEMQLRIVTAYRELETSTLFDYVVINANDHLDEAVNDIIAIISAEHHRVEHRKVSL
- a CDS encoding zinc ribbon domain-containing protein — protein: MPTYQYRCLDCKRPFEIFLSYSDYESYIPLCPRCQSEHVQRRIGRIRIAKSDERRFENMADPAALEGLEDDPRALGRMMRQMGSELGEELPPEFDEVVDRLEKGQSPEEIEQALPDLADDAGMDDFDGGL